A stretch of the Planktothricoides raciborskii GIHE-MW2 genome encodes the following:
- a CDS encoding GvpL/GvpF family gas vesicle protein — MPTENIGAIAEPGLTSLTPLEKDDRRLMQAVLTYDHILCELFNQTTILPLRFGTIFRLYADLIAHLNQQQKEYLTKLNQFEGKAEYTLKVVPLDVPVPDTDPQAKGKAYLLAKKQRFSIIQEFQTQQNREWENLQQAIAETRFLHETGKEAGFLTIIGEPQGTTNRLYLLIPKNQESRLLEYVQTWQKNHPTWQLFLSESLPPYHFV; from the coding sequence TTGCCGACGGAAAATATCGGGGCGATCGCTGAACCAGGGTTAACATCTCTAACCCCCTTAGAAAAAGACGATCGCCGTCTGATGCAGGCAGTTTTGACCTACGATCACATTCTTTGTGAATTATTTAACCAAACTACCATTTTACCCCTAAGATTTGGCACCATCTTCCGTTTATATGCGGATTTAATCGCCCATTTAAACCAGCAACAAAAAGAATATCTAACCAAATTAAACCAATTTGAAGGCAAAGCCGAATACACCCTCAAAGTCGTACCCTTAGATGTCCCCGTACCGGATACAGATCCGCAAGCCAAAGGAAAAGCCTATTTATTAGCTAAAAAACAACGCTTTTCCATAATCCAAGAATTTCAAACCCAACAAAATCGTGAATGGGAAAATCTCCAACAGGCGATCGCAGAAACCCGGTTTCTCCACGAAACAGGCAAAGAAGCCGGATTTCTAACCATTATCGGCGAACCCCAAGGCACGACCAATAGACTTTATTTATTAATCCCAAAAAATCAAGAGTCGCGACTTCTAGAATACGTCCAAACATGGCAGAAGAACCATCCCACTTGGCAATTATTCCTCAGCGAATCACTGCCGCCCTATCATTTTGTTTAA